CTGCAATCTTTTTGATGTTTTTTCCACTTGGTCCAATGAGCGGCCCAATCATATCAGTGCTGATTTTGATGGTTTCCATTTTTGGAGCGTAGTCAGACAATTCTTCTTTTGCGGTTGAAATGGTTTTTTCCATCTCACCAAGAATGTGCATTCTCGCTTCATTTGCTTGATGCAATGCTGTGCGCAACAAGTCTTTTGAGAGGCCTTCAATTTTGATGTCCATTTGAATAGCCGTAACTCCTTTTTTGGTTCCAGCTACTTTGAAGTCCATATCGCCAAGATGATCTTCGTCACCTAAAATATCGGTAAGCACCGCAGTTTTGTTTCCTTCTTGAATCAAGCCCATCGCAACACCTGCAACGGAAGCTTTTAAAGGAACACCTGCATCCATAAGTGCCATTGATCCGCCACAAACACTGGCCATTGAAGAGGAACCATTTGATTCAAGCACTTCAGAAACTACACGAATAGTATAGTTGAATTGTTCAGCCTCAGGAAGAACAGCATGAAGCGAACGTTCGGCAAGAGCACCGTGTCCAATTTCGCGTCTGCCAGGTCCACGCATAAATTTTACTTCGCCAACTGAGTAAGGTGGAAAATTGTAATGCAACATGAAACGCTTGTAATAGCTGCCTTTGAGGTCATCGATGATTTGCTGATCTTCTTTTGTTCCAAGTGTCACAGCAACAAGAGCCTGCGTTTCACCGCGAGTGAAAAGTGCTGAACCATGTGAACGAGCAAGAAAACCCGTTTCCGTTGCAATAGGTCTTACCGTTTTAAGATCTCTGCCATCAATACGCACACCTTTATCAAGAATCATGTTTCGAACACATTTTTTCTTGAGGTCTGAGTAAATGTTTCCCACTTTTGATTTCAACTCTGCATTCTCTTCTGCGCCCACAATTTCTGCGATCAAGTCTTGCTTCAATGCTGCAAGCGCTTCGTAGCGTTCTAGTTTTTCGCGAATAGTTGCTGCAGCAAGAAGTCGCTCGCCAAGACATTCAACAACCTTAGCTTCAAGCGCTTCATCTTTTTCTGGAGCTTGCACTTCCATTTTTACTTTTGCGCAAGCTTTTGCCAGCTCTTCTTGAATGGCAATCACCGGTTGCATTTGCTCATGCGCAAAGTTGATGGCTTCAATAAGTTCTTCTTCGCTGCACTCATTGGCTCCACCTTCCACCATAACCACGGCATCTTTTGATCCTGCTACAATCACATCAAGCACAGCTTCTTTTGATTGAGCCGCACCCGGATTAATCACAAGCTCGCCATTAATTTTGGCAACTCTCACTCCTGCAATAGGGCCCAAGAAAGGTGCGCAAGAAAGGCTAAGCGCCGCTGAGGCTCCAATCATGGCCATAAGATCGGTGTTGTTGTCATCATCGGCAGAAAGCACAGTCGCAATAACTTGCGTTTCGTTGCTGTAGCCTTCTGGAAAAAGAGGACGAATGGGACGATCGATAAAACGAGCGGTAAGGGTTGCAAGTTCGCCCGCTCTGCCTTCGCGTTTGAAAAATCCACCTGGAATTTTTCCAGCTGCAAACATTTTTTCAGCATAATCTACACTGAGGGGAAGGAAACCTTGGTAAGGTGAAGCTTCCATTTTAATTGCGGCTGTCACAAGAACCAGTGAATCTCCGTAGCGAACCGTTACAGAACCACTTGCTTGTTTTGCAAGCTTTCCTGTTTCAATGACAAGCTCACGCCCGCCAAGTTGAGTAGATACTTGTTTTACCATAGGGGTACTCCTCTCTTTCTTTTCTCGTCAAAGAAAAGAAATATAGGAAGAACAAAGCGAACTATTCCGGAATAAATCGAGGAAGAGGAGACTGATAACTTAAAAAGCCGCCAGCGTGTTCTGCGGACGGCTTTTGAAATTACCAGTATCTCCAACCTTCTCCTTACTTACGGAGGCCGAGTCCTTCAATTAATTTTTTGTAACGATCTGTGCTGGTCTTCTTCAAATAGGAAAGAAGCTTGCGGCGACGTCCAACCATTCTCAGCAAACCTTGTCTGCTCGCATGGTCTTTTTTGTGGTCTACGAAATGCTTATTGAGGTCTTCAATCCTCGCTGTAAGCAAAGCCACTTGAACTTCAGGAGAGCCGGTAT
This region of Deltaproteobacteria bacterium CG11_big_fil_rev_8_21_14_0_20_42_23 genomic DNA includes:
- the pnp gene encoding polyribonucleotide nucleotidyltransferase → MVKQVSTQLGGRELVIETGKLAKQASGSVTVRYGDSLVLVTAAIKMEASPYQGFLPLSVDYAEKMFAAGKIPGGFFKREGRAGELATLTARFIDRPIRPLFPEGYSNETQVIATVLSADDDNNTDLMAMIGASAALSLSCAPFLGPIAGVRVAKINGELVINPGAAQSKEAVLDVIVAGSKDAVVMVEGGANECSEEELIEAINFAHEQMQPVIAIQEELAKACAKVKMEVQAPEKDEALEAKVVECLGERLLAAATIREKLERYEALAALKQDLIAEIVGAEENAELKSKVGNIYSDLKKKCVRNMILDKGVRIDGRDLKTVRPIATETGFLARSHGSALFTRGETQALVAVTLGTKEDQQIIDDLKGSYYKRFMLHYNFPPYSVGEVKFMRGPGRREIGHGALAERSLHAVLPEAEQFNYTIRVVSEVLESNGSSSMASVCGGSMALMDAGVPLKASVAGVAMGLIQEGNKTAVLTDILGDEDHLGDMDFKVAGTKKGVTAIQMDIKIEGLSKDLLRTALHQANEARMHILGEMEKTISTAKEELSDYAPKMETIKISTDMIGPLIGPSGKNIKKIAELTGAKVDIEDDGTVSVSHMERANLNEAMKMVRRSTATVKEGKYYNGKVVRIAEFGAFVELIPGTDGLLHVSEIAPERVNKVEDFLKEGEQVLVKVIEVDKAKGRIKLSRKQAIGYEGTIEENYA
- a CDS encoding 30S ribosomal protein S15 encodes the protein MAIVKEQKTEIVNKHKLSEADTGSPEVQVALLTARIEDLNKHFVDHKKDHASRQGLLRMVGRRRKLLSYLKKTSTDRYKKLIEGLGLRK